A window from Fragaria vesca subsp. vesca linkage group LG5, FraVesHawaii_1.0, whole genome shotgun sequence encodes these proteins:
- the LOC101295053 gene encoding probable serine/threonine-protein kinase At1g09600-like produces MGCICSKGTSEPDHLPESKKVENNLKDYSVQLVAPTPSLRDDFEVGGDSSMRLLSRNASKANARISNVSKDPEDKSKHQKPGIANHQRWATMEMAAKEKEAAMSRLISLPLGVESEHTAPGWPSWLTSVAGDAIQGWVPRRADSFEKLDKIGQGTYSSVYKARDLETGKIVALKKVRFVNMDPESVRFMAREIYILRKLDHPNVMKLEGLVASKTSCSLYLVFEYMDHDLAGLAATRGIKFTEPQIKCLVQQLLSGLEHCHSRGVLHRDIKGSNLLINNDGVLKIGDFGLATYYEPDQKQPLTSRVATLWYRAPELLLGSTQYGPAIDLWSTGCIFAELFAGKPIMTGRTEVEQMHKIFKLCGSPSEDFWKNTKLPHATSFKPQQPYKRRLADTFKDFPSTALALVDKLLSIEEENRGSAGSALRSAFFTTPPVACHPSALPQYPPSKEFDAKLRDEEKRQREVPVKGRGPESVRRVSRDGKVAPTPDYNGRISQGKNPKSMGHKYMPHQQDSASGFAMEAHRRDRQKGYSQCSSVIHPSSGVGSSLNKTTASARNKPELRAQTSHKPHTATDLFKNDRLFIKEAGMGYVTKSRIHCSGPLVPPGGNIEDMLKEHERHIQQAVRKARAR; encoded by the exons ATGGGCTGCATTTGCTCAAAGGGAACCTCAGAACCAGATCATTTACCGGAATCTAAGAAAGTAGAAAATAATTTGAAGGATTATTCGGTTCAATTGGTTGCTCCAACTCCTTCATTAAGAGATGACTTTGAAGTTGGTGGTGATTCATCAATGCGTTTGTTATCAAGAAACGCTTCCAAAGCAAATGCCAGAATTAGCAATGTGTCTAAAGACCCTGAAGATAAATCAAAGCATCAGAAACCTGGGATTGCTAATCATCAAAGATGGGCAACAATGGAAATGGCAGCCAAGGAAAAAGAAGCGGCAATGTCTAGGCTAATAAGCTTGCCACTCGGTGTAGAATCCGAACACACAGCTCCAGGATGGCCTTCGTGGCTAACTTCAGTTGCCGGAGATGCCATCCAAGGGTGGGTTCCTCGCCGGGCAGACTCCTTTGAGAAGTTAGACAAA ATTGGACAAGGAACTTATAGCAGTGTATACAAGGCTCGTGATCTTGAAACTGGTAAAATAGTTGCATTGAAGAAAGTACGGTTTGTAAATATGGATCCCGAAAGTGTGCGCTTCATGGCAAGAGAAATCTATATATTACGTAAACTTGACCATCCAAATGTCATGAAGCTTGAGGGTCTAGTTGCTTCAAAAACGTCATGCAGCTTATATCTTGTGTTCGAGTATATGGATCATGACCTTGCAGGTCTTGCAGCAACACGGGGCATCAAGTTTACTGAACCGCAG ATAAAATGTTTAGTGCAACAATTGCTTAGTGGCCTTGAACACTGCCATAGTCGAGGTGTCCTGCACCGAGATATCAAGGGTTCTAATCTTCTGATTAATAATGATGGAGTTCTCAAGATTGGTGACTTTGGTTTGGCAACATATTATGAGCCCGATCAGAAGCAGCCATTAACTAGTCGCGTGGCAACTCTGTGGTACAGAGCACCTGAGCTTCTTCTTGGTTCCACACAGTATGGTCCGGCAATAGATCTGTGGAGCACAGGCTGTATCTTTGCGGAATTGTTTGCTGGAAAGCCTATCATGACTGGTAGAACAGAG GTGGAACAAATGCACAAGATATTCAAGCTCTGTGGTTCACCATCTGAGGACTTCTGGAAGAATACAAAATTACCACATGCAACTAGTTTCAAGCCCCAACAACCTTACAAGCGTCGCCTTGCTGACACCTTTAAAGACTTCCCCTCTACAGCTTTGGCTCTTGTTGATAAACTCCTCTCTATAGAAGAAGAGAATCGAGGATCTGCTGGTTCAGCCCTTAGGAGTGCA TTCTTTACTACACCGCCCGTAGCTTGTCATCCATCAGCTTTACCACAATATCCTCCAAGCAAGGAGTTTGATGCCAAGCTTCGGGATGAGGAAAAAAG GCAAAGAGAGGTTCCTGTTAAAGGGCGTGGTCCTGAATCTGTTAGAAGGGTTTCAAGAGATGGCAAGGTAGCGCCAACACCAGATTATAATGGCCGAATCAGCCAG GGAAAAAACCCGAAATCCATGGGTCACAAGTACATGCCCCACCAGCAGGATAGTGCCTCTGGCTTTGCAATGGAAGCGCACAGACGAGATAGGCAGAAAGGCTATTCTCAATGTAGTTCAGTGATACATCCTAGTAGTGGAGTAGGATCATCATTGAATAAGACGACAGCTTCTGCAAGAAATAAGCCAGAATTAAGGGCTCAGACATCTCACAAGCCTCATACTGCAACAGACTTGTTTAAGAATGACAGACTGTTTATCAAAGAAGCTGGAATG GGCTATGTAACTAAGAGCAGAATCCATTGTTCTGGACCGTTGGTACCTCCAGGGGGGAATATTGAAGACATGCTCAAAGAGCATGAGAGACACATCCAACAGGCAGTACGTAAAGCTCGTGCCCGCTGA
- the LOC101295344 gene encoding pentatricopeptide repeat-containing protein At5g16860-like: protein MLHSLPKPSLKPLTTKITKAFFSTTPTPTLLLKQCKSLLQVKLLHQHILVCGGVSHSLTHLIAAYLSFNAPSHALSLLERLATPRPAAVYWWNVLIRSAVRSGFLEHVLSLYSRMQRLGWKPDHYTYPFVFKACGELGSLRRGEAAHGAVCVGGFESNVFVCNAMVAMYGRCGGLGDARKVFDEMLERGVEDIVSWNSIMAVYAQSGDSGNAVEVFGLMVGGFGVNPDAVSLVNVLPLCASLGEVKWGMQIHGYGVKSGLVEDVFVGNSVIDMYAKCGMMDEANNVFDRMRIKDVVSWNAMVTGYSQIGRFENAIGLFEKMREEKIELNVVTWSAVIAGYAQRGHGYQAVDVFREMMACGSEPNVVTLVSLLSGCASAGALNLGRETHGYAIKWMLELEGNDPGNDMMVINGLIDMYTKCKSVKLARTIFDSLSPDTKSVVTWTVMIGGYAQHGEANEALELFYQMLRQDFNLKPNGFTICCALMSCARLGALRSGKEIHAYILRNQYDSMKLYVANCLIDMYSKSGDVDAARVVFDNLEHRNEVSWTSLMTGYGMHGRGEEALQIFDEMQRLGLVPDAVTYLVVLYACSHSGMIDEGMRYFNGMSKNSGVVPGPEHYACMADLLGRAGRLDDAMNLIKSMPMEPTTIVWVALLSACRIHGNIELGEYAADRLAALDSENDGSYTLLSNIYANAKRWKDVSRIRLLMKHAGIQKRPGCSWVQGKKGTTTFFVGDRTHPQSEKIYQILVDLIQRIKGMGYVPETSFALHDVDDEEKGDLLSEHSEKLALAYAILTTPPGTPIRITKNLRVCGDCHTAMKYISMIIEHEIILRDSSRFHHFKKGSCSCRGYW, encoded by the coding sequence ATGCTTCACAGTCTTCCTAAACCCTCCCTTAAACCCTTGACCACCAAAATCACCAAAGCCTTCTTCTCCACCACACCAACACCAACACTTCTTCTCAAACAATGCAAGTCCTTACTCCAAGTCAAGCTCCTCCACCAGCACATCCTCGTCTGCGGCGGCGTCTCCCACTCTCTGACCCACCTCATCGCCGCCTACTTATCCTTCAACGCTCCCTCACACGCCTTGTCCCTCCTCGAACGCCTCGCCACGCCGCGCCCCGCCGCCGTTTACTGGTGGAACGTCCTCATCCGTAGCGCCGTGCGTTCCGGGTTTCTTGAACACGTGCTCTCTCTCTATTCTAGAATGCAGAGACTTGGCTGGAAGCCGGATCATTACACTTACCCTTTTGTTTTCAAAGCCTGCGGCGAGCTGGGCTCGCTCCGGCGAGGCGAGGCGGCTCACGGGGCGGTGTGTGTTGGTGGGTTTGAGTCGAATGTGTTTGTTTGCAATGCGATGGTGGCAATGTATGGGAGATGTGGGGGTTTGGGAGATGCACGGAAGGTGTTTGATGAAATGCTTGAGAGAGGGGTAGAGGATATTGTGTCGTGGAATTCGATTATGGCGGTTTATGCGCAGAGTGGGGATTCGGGGAATGCGGTTGAGGTTTTTGGTTTGATGGTGGGTGGGTTTGGTGTGAACCCGGATGCAGTTAGCTTGGTTAATGTACTTCCTTTGTGCGCGTCGCTTGGGGAAGTGAAGTGGGGGATGCAGATTCATGGTTATGGTGTTAAGAGCGGGTTGGTGGAGGATGTGTTTGTGGGGAATTCGGTTATTGATATGTATGCAAAGTGTGGGATGATGGATGAGGCGAACAATGTGTTTGATAGGATGAGGATTAAGGATGTGGTTTCGTGGAATGCTATGGTTACGGGGTATTCTCAGATTGGTAGGTTTGAGAATGCTATTGGTTTGTTTGAAAAGATGAGGGAGGAGAAGATTGAGTTGAATGTTGTCACTTGGAGTGCTGTGATTGCAGGGTATGCGCAGAGGGGACATGGTTATCAAGCAGTGGATGTGTTTCGGGAAATGATGGCTTGTGGGTCTGAGCCGAATGTTGTCACCCTTGTGTCTCTTCTTTCAGGTTGTGCCTCTGCAGGAGCGCTAAATCTTGGTAGAGAAACTCACGGTTATGCAATTAAATGGATGCTGGAGTTGGAAGGAAATGACCCTGGAAATGATATGATGGTAATTAATGGTTTGATTGACATGTATACTAAATGCAAGAGTGTCAAACTTGCTAGAACGATTTTTGATTCTCTTTCACCAGATACAAAAAGTGTGGTGACTTGGACAGTGATGATCGGTGGGTATGCCCAGCACGGTGAAGCAAATGAGGCACTTGAACTTTTCTACCAGATGCTAAGACAGGATTTCAACTTAAAGCCAAATGGTTTTACTATATGTTGTGCCCTGATGTCCTGTGCTCGTCTTGGCGCACTGAGGTCTGGTAAAGAAATTCATGCTTATATACTACGCAATCAATATGATTCTATGAAGTTGTATGTGGCCAATTGCCTTATTGATATGTATTCTAAATCCGGAGACGTTGATGCTGCTAGAGTTGTGTTTGATAACCTGGAGCATCGGAATGAAGTTTCTTGGACTTCACTAATGACTGGTTATGGAATGCATGGTCGTGGTGAAGAAGCTCTACAAATTTTTGATGAGATGCAGAGACTGGGCCTGGTGCCTGATGCTGTAACATATCTTGTTGTTCTCTATGCTTGCAGCCATTCTGGAATGATTGACGAGGGAATGAGATACTTCAATGGCATGAGCAAGAACTCTGGGGTTGTACCTGGGCCAGAGCATTATGCTTGCATGGCTGACCTCTTAGGTCGTGCTGGTCGCTTGGATGATGCTATGAACCTGATCAAAAGCATGCCTATGGAACCGACCACAATTGTATGGGTGGCCTTGCTCAGTGCTTGCAGGATCCATGGCAATATTGAGCTTGGGGAATATGCTGCAGATCGGTTAGCAGCGTTAGACTCAGAAAATGATGGTTCGTATACATTACTCTCAAACATATACGCCAATGCCAAGCGTTGGAAAGATGTTTCCAGGATTAGATTGTTAATGAAACATGCGGGAATCCAGAAGAGGCCGGGTTGCAGTTGGGTGCAAGGAAAGAAAGGCACAACAACCTTCTTTGTGGGTGATAGGACTCATCCACAGTCTGAAAAAATATATCAGATCCTTGTAGATTTGATACAGCGCATCAAAGGCATGGGGTATGTCCCTGAGACAAGCTTTGCACTTCATGATGTTGATGATGAGGAGAAAGGAGATCTTCTTTCTGAACACAGTGAGAAGTTAGCTCTCGCATATGCAATCTTAACTACCCCACCAGGCACCCCTATCCGGATCACCAAGAACTTGCGTGTTTGTGGTGATTGCCACACTGCGATGAAGTACATATCCATGATTATTGAGCATGAAATCATATTGAGAGATTCAAGTCGCTTCCATCATTTCAAGAAAGGATCCTGCTCATGCCGAGGCTATTGGTGA
- the LOC101312830 gene encoding F-box/kelch-repeat protein At3g06240-like isoform 1 — MADQKKGKKKGKADQLTALWHRLPSEIIPEILLWLPVKSLCRFRCVSKSWLLLILDPKFVKNHFNKAIEHEHVFYQRRKLLFTDEKINSLYFFDLDEYLNRYNDNPFLNGIGNRNNNVGDYDGDLIVTRLKLPSYLPCFRQFQNEKWSLVSFCCGLVLFKLGVEYYVANPATRKYKILPDLIPWPEAPPFMPYNGFGFDHSTDDFKVITSKCSKDGIEFMVYALKSSSWRKIQRRFPYYAGPPRPLAYRSGPGQRRFPYSTGRARAGILLNGRLHWLMRRLEDDSQVIVSLCLADEEVWEIPLPIDFDVGALHTLELGLFFNDSLCIAHVFVTGMTLDPTSAITLHDEFWVMKEYKVAESWTKRILSSGLEGYLLPSSYQRENHALFWVGECLGQRVYNIKDLCCQRLSIPGYPTVTGAGFYVESLVSLDTGRGFRFSHNSISNSIWTTCLSLWNLKCSLCSF; from the exons ATGGCGGACCAAAAAAAAGGAAAAAAGAAGGGCAAGGCGGACCAACTGACGGCCCTCTGGCATAGGTTGCCGTCGGAGATTATACCCGAGATACTTTTATGGTTGCCAGTCAAGTCTTTATGTCGCTTCAGGTGCGTATCCAAGTCTTGGCTTTTGCTAATCTTAGACCCCAAATTTGTGAAGAATCATTTCAACAAAGCCATTGAACATGAGCATGTGTTTTACCAGAGAAGAAAACTCTTATTCACTGATGAAAAAATCAATTCACTCTACTTTTTCGACCTTGATGAGTATCTGAATCGTTATAATGATAATCCCTTTTTGAATGGTATTGGTAACCGTAACAACAATGTCGGTGATTATGATGGTGATCTAATTGTCACTAGACTTAAACTGCCCAGTTATCTGCCCTGTTTTCGGCAATTTCAAAACGAGAAGTGGAGCTTGGTGTCTTTCTGCTGTGGGCTTGTGTTATTTAAGCTTGGTGTGGAGTATTATGTGGCTAATCCAGCAACAAGGAAATATAAGATACTGCCCGATCTAATTCCATGGCCAGAAGCTCCACCCTTCATGCCTTACAATGGGTTCGGTTTTGATCACTCCACTGATGATTTCAAAGTGATTACTTCCAAGTGCTCCAAAGATGGAATTGAGTTTATGGTCTATGCACTCAAATCCAGTTCTTGGCGAAAAATTCAAAGGCGATTTCCCTACTATGCTGGTCCTCCAAGGCCACTTGCCTACAGGTCTGGTCCTGGTCAAAGGCGATTCCCTTACAGTACTGGTCGTGCTCGTGCTGGGATCCTGCTTAATGGAAGACTGCATTGGTTGATGAGGAGACTGGAAGATGACTCACAGGTGATTGTATCCCTCTGTTTGGCAGACGAAGAGGTTTGGGAAATTCCACTGCCGATTGATTTTGATGTGGGAGCATTGCATACACTGGAATTGGGACTGTTTTTCAATGACAGCCTCTGTATAGCTCATGTTTTTGTTACTGGGATGACCCTAGATCCAACTTCAGCAATAACATTACATGATGAGTTTTGGGTAATGAAGGAATACAAGGTGGCGGAGTCTTGGACTAAAAGGATACTCTCCTCTGGCTTGGAAGGTTATTTATTGCCTTCCAGTTACCAGAGGGAAAATCATGCTCTCTTTTGGGTCGGGGAATGTTTGGGGCAGAGGGTGTATAATATCAAAGATTTATGCTGTCAACGTCTATCGATTCCAGGATATCCTACAGTTACTGGTGCTGGCTTCTACGTGGAGAGTCTTGTTTCACTGGACACTGGAAGAG GTTTCAGGTTTTCCCATAACTCCATAAGCAATAGCATATGGACAACGTGTTTGAGCTTATGGAATTTGAAAT GTTCACTCTGCTCTTTCTAA
- the LOC101312830 gene encoding F-box/kelch-repeat protein At3g06240-like isoform 3: protein MADQKKGKKKGKADQLTALWHRLPSEIIPEILLWLPVKSLCRFRLKLPSYLPCFRQFQNEKWSLVSFCCGLVLFKLGVEYYVANPATRKYKILPDLIPWPEAPPFMPYNGFGFDHSTDDFKVITSKCSKDGIEFMVYALKSSSWRKIQRRFPYYAGPPRPLAYRSGPGQRRFPYSTGRARAGILLNGRLHWLMRRLEDDSQVIVSLCLADEEVWEIPLPIDFDVGALHTLELGLFFNDSLCIAHVFVTGMTLDPTSAITLHDEFWVMKEYKVAESWTKRILSSGLEGYLLPSSYQRENHALFWVGECLGQRVYNIKDLCCQRLSIPGYPTVTGAGFYVESLVSLDTGRGFRFSHNSISNSIWTTCLSLWNLKCSLCSF, encoded by the exons ATGGCGGACCAAAAAAAAGGAAAAAAGAAGGGCAAGGCGGACCAACTGACGGCCCTCTGGCATAGGTTGCCGTCGGAGATTATACCCGAGATACTTTTATGGTTGCCAGTCAAGTCTTTATGTCGCTTCAG ACTTAAACTGCCCAGTTATCTGCCCTGTTTTCGGCAATTTCAAAACGAGAAGTGGAGCTTGGTGTCTTTCTGCTGTGGGCTTGTGTTATTTAAGCTTGGTGTGGAGTATTATGTGGCTAATCCAGCAACAAGGAAATATAAGATACTGCCCGATCTAATTCCATGGCCAGAAGCTCCACCCTTCATGCCTTACAATGGGTTCGGTTTTGATCACTCCACTGATGATTTCAAAGTGATTACTTCCAAGTGCTCCAAAGATGGAATTGAGTTTATGGTCTATGCACTCAAATCCAGTTCTTGGCGAAAAATTCAAAGGCGATTTCCCTACTATGCTGGTCCTCCAAGGCCACTTGCCTACAGGTCTGGTCCTGGTCAAAGGCGATTCCCTTACAGTACTGGTCGTGCTCGTGCTGGGATCCTGCTTAATGGAAGACTGCATTGGTTGATGAGGAGACTGGAAGATGACTCACAGGTGATTGTATCCCTCTGTTTGGCAGACGAAGAGGTTTGGGAAATTCCACTGCCGATTGATTTTGATGTGGGAGCATTGCATACACTGGAATTGGGACTGTTTTTCAATGACAGCCTCTGTATAGCTCATGTTTTTGTTACTGGGATGACCCTAGATCCAACTTCAGCAATAACATTACATGATGAGTTTTGGGTAATGAAGGAATACAAGGTGGCGGAGTCTTGGACTAAAAGGATACTCTCCTCTGGCTTGGAAGGTTATTTATTGCCTTCCAGTTACCAGAGGGAAAATCATGCTCTCTTTTGGGTCGGGGAATGTTTGGGGCAGAGGGTGTATAATATCAAAGATTTATGCTGTCAACGTCTATCGATTCCAGGATATCCTACAGTTACTGGTGCTGGCTTCTACGTGGAGAGTCTTGTTTCACTGGACACTGGAAGAG GTTTCAGGTTTTCCCATAACTCCATAAGCAATAGCATATGGACAACGTGTTTGAGCTTATGGAATTTGAAAT GTTCACTCTGCTCTTTCTAA
- the LOC101312830 gene encoding F-box/kelch-repeat protein At3g06240-like isoform 2 yields MADQKKGKKKGKADQLTALWHRLPSEIIPEILLWLPVKSLCRFRCVSKSWLLLILDPKFVKNHFNKAIEHEHVFYQRRKLLFTDEKINSLYFFDLDEYLNRYNDNPFLNGIGNRNNNVGDYDGDLIVTRLKLPSYLPCFRQFQNEKWSLVSFCCGLVLFKLGVEYYVANPATRKYKILPDLIPWPEAPPFMPYNGFGFDHSTDDFKVITSKCSKDGIEFMVYALKSSSWRKIQRRFPYYAGPPRPLAYRSGPGQRRFPYSTGRARAGILLNGRLHWLMRRLEDDSQVIVSLCLADEEVWEIPLPIDFDVGALHTLELGLFFNDSLCIAHVFVTGMTLDPTSAITLHDEFWVMKEYKVAESWTKRILSSGLEGYLLPSSYQRENHALFWVGECLGQRVYNIKDLCCQRLSIPGYPTVTGAGFYVESLVSLDTGRGSLCSF; encoded by the exons ATGGCGGACCAAAAAAAAGGAAAAAAGAAGGGCAAGGCGGACCAACTGACGGCCCTCTGGCATAGGTTGCCGTCGGAGATTATACCCGAGATACTTTTATGGTTGCCAGTCAAGTCTTTATGTCGCTTCAGGTGCGTATCCAAGTCTTGGCTTTTGCTAATCTTAGACCCCAAATTTGTGAAGAATCATTTCAACAAAGCCATTGAACATGAGCATGTGTTTTACCAGAGAAGAAAACTCTTATTCACTGATGAAAAAATCAATTCACTCTACTTTTTCGACCTTGATGAGTATCTGAATCGTTATAATGATAATCCCTTTTTGAATGGTATTGGTAACCGTAACAACAATGTCGGTGATTATGATGGTGATCTAATTGTCACTAGACTTAAACTGCCCAGTTATCTGCCCTGTTTTCGGCAATTTCAAAACGAGAAGTGGAGCTTGGTGTCTTTCTGCTGTGGGCTTGTGTTATTTAAGCTTGGTGTGGAGTATTATGTGGCTAATCCAGCAACAAGGAAATATAAGATACTGCCCGATCTAATTCCATGGCCAGAAGCTCCACCCTTCATGCCTTACAATGGGTTCGGTTTTGATCACTCCACTGATGATTTCAAAGTGATTACTTCCAAGTGCTCCAAAGATGGAATTGAGTTTATGGTCTATGCACTCAAATCCAGTTCTTGGCGAAAAATTCAAAGGCGATTTCCCTACTATGCTGGTCCTCCAAGGCCACTTGCCTACAGGTCTGGTCCTGGTCAAAGGCGATTCCCTTACAGTACTGGTCGTGCTCGTGCTGGGATCCTGCTTAATGGAAGACTGCATTGGTTGATGAGGAGACTGGAAGATGACTCACAGGTGATTGTATCCCTCTGTTTGGCAGACGAAGAGGTTTGGGAAATTCCACTGCCGATTGATTTTGATGTGGGAGCATTGCATACACTGGAATTGGGACTGTTTTTCAATGACAGCCTCTGTATAGCTCATGTTTTTGTTACTGGGATGACCCTAGATCCAACTTCAGCAATAACATTACATGATGAGTTTTGGGTAATGAAGGAATACAAGGTGGCGGAGTCTTGGACTAAAAGGATACTCTCCTCTGGCTTGGAAGGTTATTTATTGCCTTCCAGTTACCAGAGGGAAAATCATGCTCTCTTTTGGGTCGGGGAATGTTTGGGGCAGAGGGTGTATAATATCAAAGATTTATGCTGTCAACGTCTATCGATTCCAGGATATCCTACAGTTACTGGTGCTGGCTTCTACGTGGAGAGTCTTGTTTCACTGGACACTGGAAGAG GTTCACTCTGCTCTTTCTAA
- the LOC101295633 gene encoding F-box/kelch-repeat protein At3g06240-like, with translation MEVGSKKKKTEVQGGQNVELPPEIIDGFLSRLPVNPLRRFKLVSKSWQSLIFDPDFVANYSKAAIENKDVFFRRWRLLFTIDMPQRGIYSLDLDQFLNENPTAGVEGLVAAPTELGFVYNHLPRRGLDWVPYVHYSCYGLFLTQFLGDHCYTLINPVTKESKKLPKAP, from the coding sequence ATGGAAGTTGGTTCTAAAAAAAAGAAGACAGAAGTCCAGGGTGGCCAAAATGTCGAGCTTCCACCCGAGATCATAGATGGTTTTCTTTCAAGGTTACCAGTGAATCCCTTGCGCCGCTTCAAGCTTGTGTCCAAGTCATGGCAGTCCTTAATCTTCGATCCTGATTTCGTCGCCAACTATTCCAAAGCCGCCATTGAGAATAAGGATGTCTTCTTCAGAAGATGGCGCCTCCTCTTTACTATTGATATGCCACAAAGAGGGATATACTCTTTGGATCTTGACCAGTTTCTCAATGAGAATCCTACTGCTGGTGTTGAAGGTCTAGTAGCAGCACCCACTGAGCTCGGCTTTGTTTACAATCATCTTCCGAGACGTGGACTTGATTGGGTTCCCTATGTCCATTACTCCTGCTATGGCTTGTTCTTGACTCAGTTTTTAGGCGACCATTGTTATACTTTGATCAACCCTGTAACCAAGGAATCAAAGAAATTACCAAAGGCACCATAG
- the LOC101295921 gene encoding uncharacterized protein LOC101295921 — translation MAEIYREFLDAASSSACLKKAGTNTTKMLECLGVVTFFGAIGAEETQKGMKVIWDFLISFKPESGSDDVINRKKQSQEILVAAIYSWCFLLTSTDGWRLNQNWRGAISFFMDILDNNDEVLVQGAACAALALIFETDALDKFWDRANDTTLPYSQLRETFREMILKKVSSLNMNTNIVEYFKTLHCPISRPTVCEKKLELTSWYQVIQLAFLKSFLGKEFENFMTKEDKLQSFFEVNPNRNDIVGEELFVPTIEKITVNIVIPERRDPQTMTAEQRKKERVLRTSIQGKAKTQLRTKHRLLSEELNCFD, via the coding sequence ATGGCTGAGATTTACAGGGAGTTTCTTGATGCAGCTTCCAGCAGTGCTTGTCTAAAGAAGGCTGGAACAAACACAACGAAGATGCTGGAATGCTTGGGAGTTGTCACCTTTTTTGGTGCAATTGGCGCAGAGGAGACTCAAAAGGGAATGAAGGTTATTTGGGACTTCTTGATAAGTTTCAAACCTGAATCCGGTAGTGATGATGTGATTAACCGAAAGAAGCAGTCACAGGAGATCCTAGTTGCTGCAATATATTCTTGGTGCTTTCTTCTTACTAGCACGGATGGATGGCGACTGAACCAAAATTGGAGAGGTGCAATTTCCTTCTTCATGGACATCTTGGACAACAATGATGAAGTATTAGTTCAAGGGGCAGCATGTGCAGCACTAGCATTGATTTTCGAGACTGATGCTCTTGACAAATTCTGGGACAGAGCAAATGATACAACCTTGCCATATTCGCAGTTGCGAGAAACATTCAGGGAGATGATTTTGAAGAAAGTGAGCAGTCTTAACATGAACACAAATATTGTGGAGTACTTCAAGACTCTTCACTGCCCGATATCACGTCCAACTGTTTGTGAAAAGAAGCTGGAATTGACATCATGGTATCAGGTGATTCAGCTGGCATTTCTGAAGAGTTTTCTTGGGAAAGAATTTGAGAACTTCATGACCAAGGAAGACAAACTGCAGAGCTTTTTTGAGGTCAATCCTAATAGAAATGACATTGTGGGTGAAGAACTCTTTGTGCCTACGATCGAAAAGATCACTGTAAATATAGTCATACCTGAAAGAAGAGATCCACAGACAATGACAGCAGAGCAAAGGAAGAAGGAAAGAGTTTTGAGGACTTCCATTCAGGGAAAGGCGAAGACACAACTAAGGACCAAACATAGGCTACTGTCAGAGGAATTGAACTGCTTTGATTAA